One genomic segment of Chiloscyllium plagiosum isolate BGI_BamShark_2017 chromosome 10, ASM401019v2, whole genome shotgun sequence includes these proteins:
- the bag5 gene encoding BAG family molecular chaperone regulator 5, with protein MAMGQQHPSMIRIQEIQKGIHEARRLVVSFSGTQSDREYKRLESTLIKMLFELDAVDTDGKPDIQHGRRSAVNDVEGLLKELEQIATHPSRLRVEKVFSDAQQLVTNELSSAGGLITEEFAERIQEIIFQLTQVKTGGKISLRKARYRALTKICALQDIIENCIGRQALSLPLSADTHPSVPKINSVLCEVSKARWDVIGLLMNLNTLENCAHLSRILTGFLMQLDAIDVVGHSEARNYRKRVVHEINCLLEHLEIESEGEAAGSYDLAQNQSIKQIEEIGKKTAHLKQQLLQLENASDLHFKPKGELQSVLTELDKVDIGKNPCIREARRRAVVDVQAVIAYVDLKETLAKRANMEEQLRDEHPSQKAIWQVLSDLSEFQKQVLSFDGDRTDKNYMRLEEMLTKQLLALDAVETRGNDGAKVARKQAVKFAQNILNYLDMKTDEWEY; from the coding sequence ATGGCCATGGgtcaacaacatccttccatgatTAGAATCCAAGAAATTCAAAAGGGAATCCATGAAGCTAGGCGACTTGTAGTTTCGTTCAGTGGTACACAGTCTGATAGAGAATACAAGCGCCTGGAGAGTACTTTGATCAAGATGCTGTTTGAGTTAGATGCAGTAGACACTGATGGCAAGCCTGACATCCAGCATGGCCGTAGAAGTGCAGTGAATGATGTGGAGGGACTGCTCAAAGAGTTAGAACAAATTGCAACTCATCCATCACGCCTGAGGGTGGAAAAGGTCTTCAGTGATGCACAACAGTTGGTTACCAATGAGTTATCTTCAGCTGGGGGTTTGATAACTGAAGAATTTGCTGAGCGCATCCAAGAAATTATATTTCAACTGACACAGGTGAAAACAGGAGGAAAAATTAGCTTGAGGAAAGCTAGATATCGAGCTTTGACCAAGATTTGTGCACTGCAGGACATCATTGAAAATTGTATTGGTCGGCAAGCCTTATCTTTACCTCTGTCTGCAGATACACACCCTTCTGTTCCCAAGATCAACTCTGTTTTATGTGAAGTTAGCAAAGCAAGATGGGATGTAATTGGCCTGCTTATGAACCTGAATACCTTGGAGAACTGTGCACATCTTTCCCGTATTCTCACAGGATTTTTAATGCAATTGGATGCAATTGATGTGGTTGGGCACTCAGAAGCAAGAAACTATCGGAAACGTGTAGTGCATGAAATCAATTGTTTACTCGAACACTTGGAGATTGAATCAGAAGGCGAGGCTGCAGGTAGTTACGATCTAGCACAAAATCAGTCTATCAAACAGATAGAAGAAATAGGGAAGAAGACGGCACATTTAAAACAACAGCTGCTACAACTAGAAAATGCTTCTGACCTCCATTTCAAACCAAAAGGAGAACTGCAAAGTGTTCTTACTGAATTAGATAAAGTAGACATTGGCAAAAATCCATGTATCCGTGAAGCTAGGAGAAGAGCTGTAGTTGATGTGCAGGCTGTAATAGCTTATGTTGACCTGAAAGAGACGCTTGCAAAGAGAGCAAACATGGAAGAGCAACTTAGGGATGAACATCCTTCACAGAAAGCTATATGGCAGGTTCTGAGCGATTTGTCAGAATTTCAAAAGCAGGTATTGTCATTTGATGGAGACAGAACAGACAAGAATTACATGAGACTGGAAGAAATGCTCACAAAGCAACTCCTAGCACTCGATGCAGTAGAGACCCGAGGGAATGATGGTGCTAAGGTTGCCAGAAAACAAGCAGTGAAATTTGCTCAAAATATTCTGAATTATCTAGACATGAAAACAGATGAATGGGAATATTGA